The genomic window GCAGTAGGGATGCGGCGAGCAACGCTCCTGTCGCCGTGACCGCGGCGATGGTGAGCTGGGTGTAGAACGGTCCGCGGCCGTCGCCCAGGGCGAATGATGCCCGGTTCACGAGGAACGCTTGGCTGAACCCGAGCGACCCGGCCGCGAGGACCGCGACGACTTGACCGATCACCGGGGAGTCCCAGATTAGTTCGCTCAGGGTCGGGCCGAGGACGACCATCCCTGCGGTCGTGAGCACGATGACCCAGGTCACGCTGACGGCGGTCCGCTGCGTGAGCGCACCGAATGACTCGTGATCATCACCCGCGGCCGCGTGACTGATCCGTGCGTACACGGCCGTCGCGATCGCGACAACGAAGACGCCGTGCGGCACCAGCACGATCAGATACGCCAACGACAACGAGTTCAGGCTCGCGCCGACGATCCCCTCGTCGTACAACCGCTCACCGGCCGCTGCTGCGACGTTCGAAACGATCACGTACGCGCCCTGCCCTGCCGCGACACTGAACAGCGTCCATACCGCGACCCCGCCAAGATGCCCCAACCCACCGAACCCGCGCCGGAACCGGATCCGCGTGCCGCTTCGGGCCGCCGCGACCACGACCAGGGCTGCTTGCGCGACGATCCCGAGCGTTGCGGAACCGCACAACACCGCCACCATCACGGGCGACCAACTCGACGCCGGCCCAAGACCCGACGGCAGGAGCACGAGGAACACGATGATCCCGACGATGCCGATCACGTTCGACAACGCGGGCGCCCAAGCTGCGGCAGAGAACCGTTCCTGCGCGTTCAGCAACTGGGAGAACACGGCGAACACGACGAGGAAGAACACCTGCGGGAGGCACCAGTACGCCATCGCCGTCGCCAGATCCAACCACGCCGCCGACCAGCTCGCCGCGTACACCCACACGATGAACGGTGCCGCCAACGTCAAGACGGCCGCGATGACCGCGCCGCCGACCAAAGCGACCGTGACCAACCGGTCGATCTGCTCACGACCGGCATTCCCCAACCGCAAGGACCGGACGATCTGCGGCACCAGAATCGCGCTCAACACCCCGCCAGCAAGGAGGTTGAACAAGTTGATCGGCGCCGAGCTCGCCACCTCGAACGCTTGACCGCCGACCGCCGCGCTCGTCCCACCGATCGCGTAGACCAAGAACGTCGCCTTCACGAACCCCAGCACGCGGGACGCCGTTGTCGCCGCAGCCATCCCACCGACCGACCGTCTCGCAATCACCCTGTCGTCCGGCACGACCCACAGTCGACCACACCGCAGCACGCCACCACACCACGACACGTCCAAGCCGCCGGGAAAACCGGGACCGCTGAAGGTTTAGGTGACTGCTTGACCTGCCCACGGGATAGTTACCAGTCTGACCTGCCACCAAGACCTTCAGTAGGGCCGGTGACTGGCCGCCCGCGCAACTCGTCGCGCTCCTCGTGGTCGCGATCATCATCACCGTCCTCTACGCCGTCAAGGTATGGGTTCTCGGCGATCGCACCCTCGAGGCACTCCACCACTCTCGGTGGAGCCGCGAGGGCCCTGCCCAGAGGCGGACGTCTCAGGTGACGATCCTCATCTGAAACGCAATCGATGGAGTCAACCTGTCCTTGATCAGCGCTCTGCCGAATTTGGAACCGGCGGCGATATCCGGACATCTCCTCGTGCAAGTCAGTGCCAAGTATGAGGGAGACCCGATGAACACGATTGCGACAGCCGTTCTCGCAGCGAGCTTGGCCCTGGGGGGTGGTACCGCCGCCCCCGGCACAGACGACACCCATTGCGGGATGCTCGTTGGCCCGCTCGGCTCTGCCGAGCAGTCCACCGACACAGTCTGTTTCGATTCCTTGGCTGCGCTCGACACGTTCATGGATGGGCGCTCGGCCCGGTCCGGGGCCGCTCTTGCTGCGTCGGTCGCGTTGGGAACGCTGTTCGAGCACGAGGCCTACGGAGGGTCTACCTTCACTCTCTATGGCACCGGTGGTTGCACGGGTGCCAGCTATGGTTTCGCATCGCTTGGCGGCGGGTGGGACTCCCGAGTGAGCTCAGCTCGCGGCTTGAACGGGTGCTCGCTTTCGCTCTACACCGCCACGAATTACGGAGGAACGACGTGGAACTGCGGAGTGGGATGCAGCTCGCTCCCAGCACAGGTGAATGACCAGGTGCGATCGGTCGTAGCCCGGTAAGGCGCGCTCACGCCTCGAGCGGCGCCATCCCAAGTCGGTTGCAGATGGTCGGTGTATCTGATGGAACGACTGCGGCGGCGCCGTCTGGCATCACGCAGACTTCCAGTTGTGCAGGCACTCGTCCCGGCGGGTTGCTCGTCGCGACCGGGTCGTAGTCGGGTTCGAATAGCCCGTCGACCCACATCTGACTGCACAGCTCGACGGCGTTTTCGACTCTGCCGCGCCCATCATCGGACGCGATGGTGCCGCCAACGGCGCCTGGATAGCTGCCATCCGCTGCCCTGGTATCGGACTTCAGGCAGAAGACGTACTTCGCATTCGAGGCTCGCTGCGCTTCCAATACGATCCCGCCGGCTGTCGCTCCGACCCCAGCTACTGCGAAGGCGATACCTCCGGCGATCCACCAATTGCGACGCCTCCGCACGCTGTGGCGCGTGGGCTCTTGACGAATCTCTTCGAGCAGCAAGGCTCGAATGGCTGCGTCGCGGCCCGGATCCATCGTCGGAGAGTTCGTTTGCTCGTTCAAGAGGTTGCCCCCTCCAGACCTGGTGCGTATGCCCCGAGGTCGACTTGAAGACGTCGCCGGATCCGTGAAAGCCGTGACTTGACCGTCCCAACGGGCACGTTGAGTGCCGTCGCGGCCTCCGCCATCGACAGTTCTTCCACAAGGCAGAGCTCCACGATCTGCCGATCCCGACCATTCAGGTTCCCTATTGCAGTCCGAATCGCACCAGCTGCGCTCTGGGCATGCATCCGATCTACGAGGCGATGCGAATGGTCCGGCGCCGGATCCGCAGCCGGAATCTTTGCGAGGACTCGCCGGTGCCGGCGGGTGGAGCGTCGACGGCTCAACGTGACGTTGACCATGACGACCAGCAGCCACGGTCGGAGCGACCCATCGACGAAACGTACGTCCGCGCGTTTACGCCACGCCTCAAGGAAGACGATGGCCACCACATCCTCCGCGTCGGAGGTGTTCGCCACTCGGGCCAACGCCGCGCGGTAGATGATGTGCTTGTAGCGGTCGTAGATCACGCCGAACGACGACTCGGTGCCCCCAATGGCCTCGAGCCAGAGGGACGAATCTGACCGGTTCTCCATGACACGACAATGAAAACACGGCGATCTCAGTTCACCGAATCAGGTGCGCGGCTGCTGCACGCGGTCCCCCTCAGTGCAGCAGCCGCTGATCTCACGTCCGCCAGGCGAACGCCCCGGTCAGCTCGGGGACAGGATCGACATCGGAAACCTCGCGACGACCGGAGCGGCGACGCAGCCGCCGCCGCGATCGGCCCAACGCTCCGATCGAACGCCGCGGCTCGCGAGTCCTCACGGGAGCTCTGGCGCGAACTACTCAGCCTCGTGGGTTCGAAATACTTCGCGGCCTGCGGCGTGCAGGCAAAGCGTTGGGGAGTCGGTTCCGTCAAACACGTAGGTCACCAGTGATTCGAGGCCGGTACCGCCGGCATGACTTGCAATATGGCTGACGAGTTCGCCGGAATGGTTGGTAAGGGTGGGGCGGCTTTCGAACAGCTTCCTGGCGTCAGCTTCATTCGCGGCTCTGATGTACAGCACCGTGCTGTCGGGAAGTCGTTCCACGAAGAGCACTACCGCGTCGATCGACGCAATACGTACTCGCCGGTTGATGAGCGTCAAGTCGTTCTCCGTTCGGGCTCAATCTATGACGGCTGCTTGGAGCGGGGCGGGCCGCCATGATCCCCATGGCGGCCCGTTACGAGCTCTACTGAGTGACGCCGAATGCGTCGTCTACGTAAGTTACGCCGTTCATGTGTAGGTGCGCCTTCAGGTTCACCGCCTGACCGGGCACTGGGCAGAACCCGTTGCTTCTGGTCGAGAGGGAAGTTCCGTGGCCATCGGCGGAACCGCAAGCCTGGTACGGCCCGGATCCGAAGCGGATCATGCAGTCCAGTGTCTTGTACGGTCCGTACGGCATCCCGTTGGCAGTCGTCGTGTAGGTGATCCAACCGGGCTTGATGTTCAGATGCGCATACGCGTAGTCCTGCGCGAGCGCGCCGAAATCTTGCGCGCTCGGGCCCTCGGTGCAGTCGAGCTCGAGGACGTCGATCATTCTCTGCTGCAGGTCGAGTGGCAGCGGCACGCCATCCTCGTCGCTGAGGTCGACGGTGATCCCTTCGCACACCTCCACGATGCCTTCGTTCGGGAACAGCTCTGCGCTCGAGAAGTCAGAAGGAACCGCCGCGGACACCGAAGCCAGACGATCTGCGGCAGGACGGCT from Agromyces sp. LHK192 includes these protein-coding regions:
- the murJ gene encoding murein biosynthesis integral membrane protein MurJ → MPDDRVIARRSVGGMAAATTASRVLGFVKATFLVYAIGGTSAAVGGQAFEVASSAPINLFNLLAGGVLSAILVPQIVRSLRLGNAGREQIDRLVTVALVGGAVIAAVLTLAAPFIVWVYAASWSAAWLDLATAMAYWCLPQVFFLVVFAVFSQLLNAQERFSAAAWAPALSNVIGIVGIIVFLVLLPSGLGPASSWSPVMVAVLCGSATLGIVAQAALVVVAAARSGTRIRFRRGFGGLGHLGGVAVWTLFSVAAGQGAYVIVSNVAAAAGERLYDEGIVGASLNSLSLAYLIVLVPHGVFVVAIATAVYARISHAAAGDDHESFGALTQRTAVSVTWVIVLTTAGMVVLGPTLSELIWDSPVIGQVVAVLAAGSLGFSQAFLVNRASFALGDGRGPFYTQLTIAAVTATGALLAASLLPAKFVVIGIACGISIANYLGWAVAARFAYTRLRQAGHPPAPWRTTVIANGRLIVAGLLAGGAGLLALYFLPAGDWLELLVALFVVAIIITVLYATTAWVLADRTLETLRRSR
- a CDS encoding RNA polymerase sigma factor, yielding MENRSDSSLWLEAIGGTESSFGVIYDRYKHIIYRAALARVANTSDAEDVVAIVFLEAWRKRADVRFVDGSLRPWLLVVMVNVTLSRRRSTRRHRRVLAKIPAADPAPDHSHRLVDRMHAQSAAGAIRTAIGNLNGRDRQIVELCLVEELSMAEAATALNVPVGTVKSRLSRIRRRLQVDLGAYAPGLEGATS